A genomic stretch from Mesomycoplasma neurolyticum includes:
- the plsX gene encoding phosphate acyltransferase PlsX, protein MKKIAFDVMQNDNGPEAGIKAALDFVNNNSNYHVFLVGDETEIAKFLVEKHSQISIVHEPNVVPKTNLNLRKILREKTSMSKTLELLLEKKVDAVLSSGDSAAYLALATMKLKRLKNVDRPAFMPMIPKMINDEFFLLLDAGANLETKAEYLEQWAIIATIFSQNLFNKSKAICRLINIGTEDDKGFEYHQKANILLKNNPRINYQGFIETRNIFNVDSDIVLADGYTGNITLKTLEGSVLNLSKFIKAKITKTFWRKIFAIGLKKAFSEVKEKFDYRNVGAAWVIGVNGIVIKSHGSSDIKAYKGAFSQIKIAIESQILTKVKQEIEKISEK, encoded by the coding sequence ATGAAAAAAATAGCTTTTGATGTAATGCAAAATGACAATGGACCTGAAGCTGGTATAAAAGCTGCACTTGATTTTGTAAATAATAATTCTAATTATCATGTATTTTTAGTTGGTGATGAAACTGAAATCGCCAAATTTTTAGTTGAAAAACATTCTCAAATATCTATTGTTCACGAACCTAATGTCGTTCCTAAAACAAATTTAAATTTAAGAAAAATTCTCAGAGAAAAAACATCAATGTCAAAAACCTTAGAATTATTATTGGAAAAAAAAGTTGATGCCGTTTTATCTTCTGGTGATTCTGCAGCTTATTTAGCATTAGCAACAATGAAACTTAAAAGACTAAAAAATGTTGATAGACCTGCATTTATGCCAATGATTCCTAAAATGATTAATGATGAATTTTTCTTGCTTTTAGATGCTGGAGCAAATCTTGAAACAAAAGCAGAATATCTTGAACAATGAGCTATCATTGCAACAATTTTTAGTCAAAATTTATTTAACAAATCAAAAGCAATTTGTCGTTTAATTAATATTGGTACAGAAGATGACAAAGGTTTTGAATATCATCAAAAAGCTAATATTTTACTAAAAAATAATCCAAGAATTAATTATCAAGGATTTATTGAAACTAGAAATATTTTTAATGTTGATAGTGATATTGTTTTAGCAGATGGCTATACAGGAAATATCACACTCAAAACATTAGAAGGTTCGGTATTAAATTTATCAAAATTCATTAAAGCAAAAATTACTAAAACATTTTGAAGAAAAATATTTGCAATTGGTCTAAAAAAAGCATTTAGTGAAGTAAAAGAAAAATTTGACTATCGGAATGTTGGAGCTGCATGGGTGATTGGTGTTAATGGTATTGTAATTAAATCACATGGCTCATCCGATATAAAAGCATATAAAGGTGCATTTAGTCAAATTAAAATAGCAATTGAAAGTCAAATTTTAACTAAAGTAAAACAGGAAATTGAAAAAATAAGTGAAAAATAA
- a CDS encoding MAG3450 family membrane protein, which yields MNKKEIFFHIFLVFIPAILIYGLLSPDIYKKEIIKYHYLLLISLGYLMIFFISTVFFISIKILEINFFNYSLTIAICLFFIIITYPLKDQKILLFTRIIIIFISTFIFVPIFFVTKYIELRKRIKDEKIIYHRKLKDE from the coding sequence ATGAATAAAAAAGAAATTTTTTTCCACATTTTTTTAGTTTTTATACCAGCAATATTAATTTATGGTTTATTATCTCCTGATATTTATAAAAAAGAAATTATTAAATATCATTATTTACTTTTAATATCTTTAGGATATCTTATGATTTTTTTTATTTCTACAGTTTTTTTTATATCAATAAAAATATTAGAAATAAATTTTTTTAATTATAGTTTAACTATTGCTATTTGTTTATTTTTTATTATTATCACTTATCCATTAAAAGACCAAAAAATTTTACTTTTTACAAGAATAATTATTATTTTTATTTCAACATTTATTTTTGTACCTATTTTTTTTGTAACAAAATATATAGAATTAAGAAAGAGGATTAAAGATGAAAAAATTATTTATCATAGGAAATTGAAAGATGAATAA
- a CDS encoding YneF family protein — protein sequence MLTLLSEQSKSATETANSIITNTAGGVGLGGWIGITFAVGIILFLIGGVLGLLLSKRNFEKQLKENPPINEKMVRAMFSQMGRKASEKQIKSVMRSVKNAK from the coding sequence ATGTTGACACTTTTAAGTGAACAATCAAAATCAGCAACAGAAACTGCAAACTCTATAATAACAAACACAGCAGGTGGTGTTGGTCTCGGGGGTTGAATTGGGATAACATTTGCTGTTGGAATTATTCTATTTTTAATCGGAGGAGTTTTAGGTTTGCTTTTATCTAAAAGAAATTTTGAAAAACAATTAAAAGAAAACCCACCAATTAATGAAAAAATGGTAAGAGCAATGTTTTCACAAATGGGTAGAAAAGCATCTGAAAAACAAATCAAATCTGTTATGCGTTCAGTAAAAAATGCAAAATAA
- the tpiA gene encoding triose-phosphate isomerase, producing MKKLFIIGNWKMNKTILETEDFIHEFKTLYQKNKNKINNVDFAIAAPFTKLFLFKNHNIDFAAQNMSQFEKGAYTGEISPLMIKDLNAKYVILGHSERREYFNESDEIVNQKLHLALKHGVIPIVCIGETLKQYEAKQTKEVILKQIQKSLKDVKDFSKIIIAYEPIWAIGTGKTSTVEYAQEICEFIRKNTSKNVIIQYGGSVNPNNIENLMSQKDIDGALVGGASLEAQSFIKLLTLNK from the coding sequence ATGAAAAAATTATTTATCATAGGAAATTGAAAGATGAATAAAACTATTTTAGAAACAGAAGATTTTATTCATGAATTTAAAACTTTATACCAAAAAAATAAAAATAAAATTAATAATGTAGATTTTGCTATTGCAGCACCTTTTACAAAATTATTTTTATTTAAAAATCATAATATAGATTTTGCGGCGCAAAATATGTCACAATTTGAAAAAGGTGCATATACAGGTGAAATTTCACCATTAATGATTAAAGATTTAAATGCAAAATATGTAATTTTAGGACACTCAGAAAGAAGAGAATATTTTAATGAAAGCGATGAAATAGTAAACCAAAAACTTCATTTAGCTTTAAAACATGGTGTAATCCCTATTGTGTGTATTGGTGAAACCTTAAAACAATATGAAGCAAAACAAACAAAAGAAGTTATTTTAAAACAAATTCAAAAATCTTTAAAAGATGTCAAAGATTTTTCTAAAATAATAATTGCTTATGAACCGATTTGAGCGATTGGTACAGGTAAAACATCTACTGTTGAATATGCACAAGAAATATGTGAATTCATTAGAAAAAATACATCAAAAAATGTTATTATTCAATATGGTGGTTCAGTAAATCCGAATAATATTGAAAATTTAATGAGCCAAAAAGATATTGATGGTGCACTTGTTGGGGGCGCTTCACTAGAAGCTCAAAGTTTTATTAAATTATTAACTTTAAACAAATAA
- a CDS encoding DAK2 domain-containing protein yields MIKNNELTAKLYVNMIVSGANNLQNNKEKINALNVFPVPDGDTGTNMAATIFSSTKNLKNETFTHLGEVAKLISKNMLIEARGNSGVILSQIFRGFSEYFLDKSVANNFEIVEAFISATKKAYDSVLQPVEGTLLTVIRETTETLEKTVTPKTTIEELFKIALNAARKSCDNTPNILPILKEVNVTDSGGEGLFLILEGMYNFLIGKPVEISQSQNNVTNFVSDTEIYDGEFGYCTEVIVELRNPKNFSKKRLISKIINFSSSLVVVRDSNIVKVHGHVLKPGKFLSAIQQFGEFLKIKSENMSLQANSSKIIAENETQNKKFKNAIISCNTGQGIINIMKENGAHFIIEGGQTNNPSIRDILNAIDSLEAENIFFLPNNSNIILSAQQAVQTITNKNVIIIPSKTPIQGINAVLNFSEDISWQENKELMEDAIKSIHTIEVTQANRDVKIGDVKIKNEEFIGILNGEILVSTSNYIDAAKSTIKILMKNIGENSSDLISIYYGVDSSEGDAKELADFIEANYDVEIEIKKGEQKTYHFLIGVE; encoded by the coding sequence ATGATTAAGAATAATGAACTTACAGCTAAACTATATGTAAACATGATTGTTTCAGGAGCTAATAATTTACAAAACAACAAAGAAAAAATTAATGCTTTAAATGTTTTTCCTGTTCCAGATGGAGATACAGGAACAAATATGGCTGCAACAATTTTTTCTTCTACTAAAAATTTAAAAAATGAAACATTTACACATTTAGGAGAAGTTGCTAAATTAATCTCTAAAAACATGCTTATAGAAGCTAGAGGTAATTCAGGAGTTATTTTATCTCAAATTTTTAGAGGTTTTTCTGAATATTTTTTAGATAAATCAGTTGCAAATAATTTTGAAATTGTTGAAGCATTCATCAGCGCTACAAAAAAAGCTTATGACTCTGTTCTTCAACCGGTGGAAGGTACACTTTTAACAGTTATAAGAGAAACAACAGAAACATTAGAAAAAACAGTTACACCTAAAACAACAATTGAAGAACTTTTTAAAATAGCATTAAATGCAGCTAGAAAAAGTTGTGATAATACACCAAATATTTTGCCTATTTTAAAAGAAGTAAATGTTACTGATTCAGGTGGTGAAGGTTTATTTTTGATTTTGGAAGGTATGTATAATTTTTTAATAGGTAAGCCTGTGGAAATATCACAAAGCCAAAATAATGTAACTAATTTTGTAAGTGATACGGAAATTTATGATGGAGAATTTGGTTATTGTACAGAAGTTATTGTTGAACTTAGAAATCCAAAAAACTTTAGTAAAAAAAGACTAATAAGCAAAATTATTAATTTTTCTTCTTCTTTGGTTGTTGTTCGTGATTCTAACATTGTTAAAGTTCATGGTCATGTTTTAAAACCAGGGAAATTTTTGTCTGCAATTCAACAATTTGGTGAATTTTTGAAAATTAAATCAGAAAATATGTCACTTCAAGCTAATAGTTCTAAAATTATTGCTGAAAATGAAACACAAAATAAAAAATTTAAAAATGCAATTATTTCATGTAACACAGGACAAGGAATTATTAATATTATGAAAGAAAATGGTGCTCATTTTATTATTGAAGGTGGTCAAACAAACAACCCATCAATTCGTGATATATTAAATGCAATTGATTCATTAGAAGCTGAAAACATTTTCTTTTTACCTAATAATTCAAATATTATTTTGAGTGCACAACAAGCTGTTCAAACAATTACAAATAAAAATGTTATTATAATTCCTTCTAAAACTCCAATTCAAGGAATAAATGCTGTACTAAATTTTAGTGAAGATATTAGTTGACAAGAAAACAAAGAATTAATGGAAGATGCAATAAAATCTATTCACACAATTGAAGTAACGCAAGCAAATCGTGATGTTAAAATTGGTGATGTTAAAATAAAAAATGAAGAATTTATTGGAATTTTAAATGGTGAGATTTTAGTCTCCACTTCAAATTATATTGATGCAGCAAAATCAACAATTAAAATTTTAATGAAAAATATAGGAGAAAATTCTTCTGATTTAATATCAATTTATTATGGTGTTGATTCATCAGAAGGTGATGCAAAAGAACTAGCTGATTTTATAGAAGCAAACTATGATGTTGAAATCGAAATTAAAAAAGGTGAACAAAAAACATATCATTTCTTGATAGGAGTTGAATAA
- the thrS gene encoding threonine--tRNA ligase translates to MKFNKQLNHTASHLLAAAVIKLFPDVKLGFGPATSEGFYYDFSFSSPISVTDLTKIEKMMHKLASGGYKMQQSFGENYNFNDKPFKKELYNEIINRGETATFYSLLNPSNNQILFEDLCVGSHVENVSQLKHFKLISLAGAYWRGKSENEQLTRIYGTAWETKDELEEFLNILNERKERDHRKIGKDLNIFTFSDYFGQGFPVWLPNGMKIKNAIRDLVLKIDKKYGFNEVLTPHFGAKKLYETSGHLEHYKDDMFKPIEVENEELIARPMTCPHHIILFDKTKKSYNELPIRYSEQSRLYRYEKSGALTGLERVRAMDLTEGHVFVRKNQIINEFKHLYTMIKEIIDLFQIEINYVSFSKRDPKNKDKFYDDDEMWNQAENDLESVLKDLNIKYEEKIGEAAFYGPKIDFQIKTVLNHEITLSTLQLDFLLPRKFNISFINSENKKETPILIHRGLIGTYERFVSILLEQTKGNLPFWLSPKQLVVIPIDIEKHLEYAQQIYQKLFELDFNVQIDLKNERINKKIREAQISKTKYQIIVGDVEVNKKLISYRKYGESKTYISTFEKFLSKIDNKRKEYK, encoded by the coding sequence ATGAAATTTAATAAACAACTTAATCACACAGCGAGCCACTTATTAGCAGCTGCAGTTATAAAACTTTTTCCTGATGTAAAATTAGGTTTTGGCCCTGCCACAAGTGAAGGGTTTTATTATGATTTTAGCTTTAGTAGTCCTATAAGTGTGACAGATTTAACTAAAATTGAAAAAATGATGCATAAATTAGCTTCTGGTGGTTATAAAATGCAACAAAGTTTTGGTGAAAATTATAATTTTAATGATAAACCTTTCAAAAAAGAACTTTATAATGAAATTATAAATCGTGGAGAAACAGCAACTTTTTATTCATTATTAAACCCTTCTAATAATCAAATTTTATTTGAAGATTTATGTGTTGGCTCACATGTTGAAAACGTAAGTCAATTAAAGCATTTTAAACTTATTTCTTTAGCAGGGGCATATTGAAGAGGGAAAAGTGAAAATGAACAATTGACAAGAATATATGGAACAGCTTGAGAAACAAAAGATGAATTAGAAGAATTTTTAAATATTTTAAACGAAAGAAAAGAAAGAGACCATAGAAAAATTGGTAAAGATTTAAATATTTTTACTTTTTCTGATTATTTTGGTCAAGGTTTTCCTGTTTGATTACCTAATGGAATGAAAATAAAAAATGCAATTCGCGATTTAGTTTTAAAAATTGATAAAAAATATGGTTTTAATGAAGTTTTAACCCCTCATTTTGGTGCGAAAAAATTATATGAAACATCAGGGCATCTAGAACATTATAAAGATGATATGTTTAAACCAATTGAAGTTGAAAATGAAGAATTAATAGCAAGACCTATGACTTGTCCCCATCATATTATTCTTTTTGATAAAACTAAAAAAAGCTATAATGAACTACCAATTAGATATTCTGAACAATCAAGATTATATCGTTATGAAAAATCAGGGGCGCTTACAGGTCTTGAAAGAGTAAGAGCTATGGATTTAACTGAAGGTCATGTTTTTGTTAGAAAAAATCAAATTATTAATGAATTTAAACATTTATACACAATGATTAAAGAAATAATTGATTTATTTCAAATTGAAATTAATTATGTTTCTTTTTCAAAACGCGATCCAAAAAATAAGGATAAATTTTACGATGATGATGAAATGTGAAATCAAGCAGAAAATGATTTAGAAAGTGTTTTAAAAGATTTAAATATAAAATATGAAGAAAAAATTGGTGAAGCAGCTTTTTATGGGCCTAAAATTGATTTTCAAATTAAAACTGTATTAAATCATGAAATAACACTTTCTACACTTCAATTAGATTTCTTATTACCACGTAAATTTAATATTTCTTTTATAAATAGTGAAAATAAAAAGGAAACACCAATTTTAATTCATCGTGGTTTGATTGGGACTTATGAGCGTTTTGTATCTATTTTATTAGAACAAACAAAAGGTAATTTACCATTTTGATTGAGTCCAAAACAATTAGTTGTAATCCCTATTGATATTGAAAAACACCTAGAATATGCACAACAAATTTATCAAAAACTTTTTGAATTAGATTTTAATGTTCAAATAGATTTAAAAAACGAAAGAATAAACAAAAAAATTAGAGAAGCACAGATCTCAAAAACTAAATATCAAATTATTGTAGGTGATGTAGAAGTAAATAAAAAATTAATAAGTTATAGAAAATATGGCGAAAGCAAAACTTATATTTCAACATTTGAAAAATTTTTATCAAAAATAGATAATAAAAGAAAAGAATACAAATAA
- the rnc gene encoding ribonuclease III: protein MKNKIINFLNQFDIKPNNLLLFKQVFTHKTFSNENKKFLHYDRLEFLGDALIQFKISLLIYKTFPKITEGEATIKRSKIVNTSSLAKIAFNLKLNQYLQISKGALEILDNPKVNADLFEALSAAIYLDQGEKKLDEFFEKTIYNLVIDSHQILKDPKSQFQEYIQASTKQNATYKVVWNNEVFEAKLLFDDQIYGIGKGKSKKEAETNAAINALERLKKNEIN from the coding sequence GTGAAAAATAAAATTATTAATTTTTTAAATCAATTTGATATTAAACCAAATAATCTTTTGCTTTTTAAACAAGTTTTTACCCATAAAACTTTTAGTAATGAAAATAAAAAATTTCTTCATTATGATCGTTTAGAATTTTTAGGTGATGCTCTTATTCAATTTAAGATTTCTTTATTAATTTATAAAACTTTCCCTAAAATAACTGAAGGTGAAGCAACTATAAAAAGATCAAAAATTGTAAATACTTCTTCATTAGCTAAAATTGCTTTTAATTTAAAATTAAATCAATATTTACAAATTTCTAAAGGAGCTTTAGAAATTCTTGACAATCCTAAAGTTAATGCAGATTTATTTGAAGCATTAAGTGCAGCAATTTATTTAGATCAAGGTGAAAAAAAACTTGATGAGTTTTTTGAAAAAACTATTTATAATTTGGTTATTGATTCACACCAAATTTTAAAAGATCCTAAATCACAGTTCCAAGAATACATTCAAGCTTCTACAAAACAAAATGCAACTTATAAAGTTGTTTGAAATAATGAGGTTTTTGAAGCTAAATTATTATTTGATGATCAAATTTATGGTATAGGAAAAGGAAAAAGTAAAAAAGAAGCAGAAACTAATGCAGCAATAAATGCTTTAGAAAGGTTGAAAAAAAATGAAATTAATTAA
- a CDS encoding AAA family ATPase, which yields MKLIKVEAQGFKSFADRVVLNFDGGVVGIIGPNGSGKSNINDAIKWVLGEQSSKALRGDKMEDVIFAGSKTMRELNKAEVILTFDNSDKAVSIPHDIFTISRVLHRGKGGNEYYINGEIARYRDIKEIAMESGISKSSLAIISQGTISDIAEASPEQRRAIIEEAAGTSKYKARKIEALRKLESTEEALSKIRLIINEIEKRLSTLSKQAEKAKTFIEKTDALKSIEVGLIVEDLTFYNNQILELNKSLENAKVAKQELETERELLIASFKQNSESKIELEVVADKMQSELSSVEKELHTLEIRQTKINQRRQDIIDGLIEASPKEQAENLQKEISQIEAKINQYRSYEENTQQKVVNVSEKAKEVELELIKTTNEKHKVFSFLEAAKARLKVLEEYKNNRSNLFKGTKVILEHASLFKGLKGAVIDLIKTDKEFSAAIETTLANALQHVVVDNSETAVKAVNFLKQNKAGWATFIPLNSIQPREIRHDHLMALKTQKGFVAMAHELVETTKEFEKLKLYLLGNVIVAKTIEDANSLSKLIQLKYMVVTLDGDVIRPGGIMTGGSKDEKQNSLLKIDQDIEQIKAKIPTLNEQKQALDIKEQKILQEKNMLISSIGELNDTVKETRNKRVILMDRSDELKVKFASISSSNFEIAQIDELAKQIVDLEVKKNELETNLKITKSRINVLTLEMQPSLEKKTQVENDIYHLNNQISKNETNLEKANYLISQNQKRLTEHYQMTLENAQESYKLEADIDEARKIVEELKKEIKALGNVNLDSIKEFEEQEERYNNLKENEEELSNAKNIILEAIAEMDKIIVNKIQETVDIVNREFKNVFMSMFGGGNARVQYSDPENILETGIEIFAQPPGKTIKNLKLFSGGEKAIIAISLLFAIIKAKPIPLCILDEVEAALDEANVIRYAEFLQSLKDKTQFIVITHRHGTMTKVDHLFGATMQKRGVTSFFSVEISKAKELLKNQIN from the coding sequence ATGAAATTAATTAAAGTAGAAGCACAAGGTTTTAAATCATTTGCTGATCGTGTTGTATTAAATTTTGATGGTGGCGTTGTAGGAATAATAGGTCCAAATGGTTCAGGTAAATCTAACATTAATGATGCAATTAAATGAGTATTAGGTGAACAATCTTCTAAAGCTTTGCGTGGTGATAAAATGGAAGATGTTATTTTTGCTGGTTCAAAAACAATGCGGGAATTAAATAAAGCAGAAGTTATTTTAACATTTGATAATAGTGATAAAGCTGTTTCTATACCGCATGATATTTTTACTATTTCTAGGGTTTTACACCGTGGTAAAGGCGGAAATGAATATTACATCAATGGTGAAATTGCTAGGTATCGTGATATTAAAGAAATTGCAATGGAATCCGGAATTTCTAAATCTTCATTAGCAATTATTTCTCAAGGAACAATTAGTGATATTGCTGAAGCATCACCTGAGCAAAGAAGAGCTATTATTGAAGAAGCTGCAGGAACATCAAAATACAAAGCAAGAAAAATTGAAGCTCTAAGAAAACTAGAATCAACAGAAGAAGCTTTGTCTAAAATTAGATTAATTATTAATGAAATTGAAAAAAGATTATCTACACTTTCCAAACAAGCAGAAAAAGCAAAAACTTTTATTGAAAAAACAGATGCGCTTAAATCTATTGAAGTTGGTTTAATTGTTGAAGATTTGACATTTTATAATAATCAAATTTTAGAATTAAATAAATCTTTAGAAAATGCAAAAGTTGCAAAACAAGAACTTGAAACGGAAAGAGAACTTCTGATTGCTTCATTTAAGCAAAATTCTGAAAGCAAAATCGAACTAGAAGTTGTAGCTGATAAAATGCAAAGTGAACTTAGTAGTGTTGAAAAAGAACTACACACACTAGAAATAAGACAAACTAAAATTAATCAAAGAAGACAAGATATTATTGATGGATTGATTGAAGCAAGTCCTAAAGAGCAAGCTGAAAATCTCCAAAAAGAAATTAGTCAAATTGAAGCTAAAATCAATCAATATCGCTCTTACGAAGAAAATACACAGCAAAAAGTTGTAAATGTTAGTGAAAAAGCTAAAGAAGTTGAACTAGAATTAATAAAAACAACTAATGAAAAACATAAAGTATTTTCATTTTTAGAAGCGGCTAAAGCAAGATTAAAAGTATTAGAAGAATATAAAAATAATAGAAGTAACTTATTCAAAGGAACAAAAGTAATTTTAGAGCACGCTTCATTATTTAAAGGTCTAAAAGGTGCTGTTATTGATTTAATTAAAACTGATAAAGAATTTAGTGCAGCTATTGAAACAACATTGGCCAATGCATTACAACATGTTGTTGTAGATAATTCTGAAACAGCAGTTAAAGCAGTTAACTTTTTAAAACAAAACAAAGCTGGTTGAGCTACTTTTATTCCTTTGAATTCAATTCAACCAAGAGAAATAAGACATGATCATTTAATGGCTCTTAAAACTCAAAAAGGTTTTGTTGCAATGGCTCATGAATTGGTTGAAACCACAAAAGAATTTGAAAAGTTAAAACTTTATTTACTGGGTAATGTAATAGTTGCCAAAACTATTGAAGATGCAAACAGTTTATCTAAATTAATTCAATTAAAATACATGGTTGTAACTTTAGATGGTGATGTTATAAGACCAGGTGGTATTATGACTGGTGGTTCAAAAGATGAAAAACAAAATAGTTTGCTTAAAATTGACCAAGATATTGAACAAATAAAAGCTAAAATTCCAACATTAAATGAACAAAAACAAGCTTTAGATATTAAAGAACAAAAAATTTTACAAGAAAAAAATATGCTTATTTCAAGTATTGGTGAACTTAATGATACAGTTAAAGAAACTAGAAATAAACGTGTTATCTTAATGGATCGTTCAGATGAACTAAAAGTTAAATTTGCTTCAATTAGTTCAAGTAATTTTGAAATTGCTCAAATTGATGAATTAGCTAAACAGATTGTTGATCTAGAAGTTAAAAAAAATGAACTTGAAACTAATTTAAAAATTACAAAATCAAGAATAAATGTTTTAACTCTAGAAATGCAACCTAGTTTAGAGAAAAAAACTCAAGTTGAAAATGACATATATCATTTAAATAACCAAATTTCTAAAAATGAAACTAATTTAGAAAAAGCAAATTATTTAATTAGTCAAAATCAAAAAAGATTAACTGAACACTATCAAATGACACTTGAAAATGCTCAAGAGTCATACAAACTTGAAGCTGATATTGATGAAGCAAGAAAAATAGTTGAAGAGTTAAAAAAAGAAATAAAAGCATTGGGGAATGTTAACCTTGATTCCATCAAAGAATTTGAAGAGCAAGAAGAAAGATACAATAATCTAAAAGAAAATGAAGAAGAATTATCAAATGCTAAAAACATTATTTTAGAAGCTATTGCTGAAATGGATAAAATTATTGTTAATAAAATTCAAGAAACAGTTGATATTGTTAATCGTGAATTTAAAAATGTATTTATGTCTATGTTTGGTGGTGGAAATGCAAGAGTTCAATATTCTGATCCAGAAAATATTTTAGAAACTGGAATTGAAATATTTGCTCAACCACCAGGAAAAACAATTAAAAATCTTAAATTATTTTCAGGTGGCGAAAAAGCTATTATTGCAATTTCACTTTTATTTGCAATTATTAAAGCAAAACCTATTCCTTTATGTATTTTAGATGAAGTTGAAGCTGCATTAGATGAAGCAAATGTTATTCGTTATGCAGAATTTTTACAGTCATTAAAAGATAAAACACAATTTATTGTTATAACTCACCGTCATGGGACAATGACCAAAGTTGATCATCTTTTTGGAGCAACAATGCAAAAAAGAGGTGTAACTTCATTTTTTAGTGTAGAAATTTCTAAAGCAAAAGAACTTTTAAAAAATCAAATAAATTAA
- the trpS gene encoding tryptophan--tRNA ligase, with the protein MNKKEKIVTGITATGKLTIGNYIGAIQNALNFQNDYQLIIFVADLHALTLKIKPEELEKNRKEIFALYLAAGIDPEKSIVFYQSDIAEHSEMNWYCLVNTTLGELNRMTQFKDKSQNIKNDNKTNLIPTGLLIYPTLMAADILLYNPKFVPVGLDQTQHIELTRNIASRLNKNYKTNLNLPKNVNVEVGSKIMSLTDPNKKMSKSDLNKNSAIYLLDEPDVAYKKILKAITDSENKVYFSENKPGVSNLLTIYSALKKITIEKAEKEFINANYKEFKEKVAEEVKEFLINLQSKYNTFIENVDFYAEKGKAKAQKLAQETLSKIKEGIGLK; encoded by the coding sequence ATGAATAAAAAAGAAAAAATAGTCACAGGTATAACCGCAACAGGTAAATTAACAATCGGAAATTATATTGGAGCAATTCAAAATGCATTAAATTTTCAAAATGATTATCAATTAATTATTTTTGTTGCTGATTTGCATGCTTTAACCTTAAAAATTAAACCTGAAGAGTTAGAAAAAAATCGTAAAGAAATTTTTGCGCTTTATCTTGCGGCAGGAATCGATCCTGAAAAAAGTATTGTTTTTTATCAATCGGACATTGCTGAACATAGTGAAATGAATTGATATTGCTTAGTAAACACAACATTAGGTGAATTAAATAGAATGACACAATTCAAAGATAAATCTCAAAATATTAAAAATGATAACAAAACAAATTTAATTCCAACAGGTCTTTTGATTTATCCAACACTAATGGCAGCTGATATTTTGCTTTATAATCCTAAATTTGTGCCTGTTGGTCTTGATCAAACCCAACACATAGAATTAACAAGAAATATTGCTAGTCGTTTAAATAAAAATTATAAAACTAATTTAAATTTACCAAAAAATGTTAATGTCGAGGTAGGATCAAAAATAATGTCTTTAACAGATCCAAATAAAAAAATGTCTAAATCTGATTTAAACAAAAATAGTGCTATTTATTTATTAGATGAACCTGATGTAGCTTATAAAAAGATTTTAAAAGCAATTACAGATTCTGAAAATAAAGTTTACTTTTCTGAAAATAAACCTGGTGTATCAAATCTTTTAACAATTTATAGTGCACTTAAAAAAATAACAATTGAAAAAGCAGAAAAAGAATTCATAAATGCAAACTACAAAGAATTTAAAGAAAAAGTAGCTGAAGAAGTGAAAGAATTTTTAATTAATTTACAATCAAAATACAATACTTTTATTGAAAACGTTGATTTTTATGCTGAAAAAGGCAAAGCGAAAGCGCAAAAGCTTGCACAAGAAACATTATCAAAGATTAAAGAAGGGATTGGCTTGAAATAA